From Spodoptera frugiperda isolate SF20-4 chromosome 27, AGI-APGP_CSIRO_Sfru_2.0, whole genome shotgun sequence, a single genomic window includes:
- the LOC118263449 gene encoding monocarboxylate transporter 2-like, translating into MDEAFAHIESDEKKSKKGLVPPDGGWGYVVGIGVGFTFMLGFGSSNAFGILFHNFFLEQGSASGLPLVIGVYNGALSIAGFLGGIALKRYSFRQVGLVGAGLFVLGDVLTIFVQKTYQLVFTFGVVRGAGFGMMIPVSFTAFNCYFTKKRTAMMSANQAMSSLASITFPMLVTFLLSEYGLRWTLALIMAVDLHLVFAMLVMHPVEWHMIKSDEYVEKELSDISSIKKENYDEFAVRMLPAGEDETEVRPVKKRKKESMKMNIVKIICENVEMDLLKDPKFVSTLVGLGFAFVSDVTYLAMEPMLLFSYGFSKMQVATCVMVGAISDLLARLVLAVVTYFIVVDSRLIFFIGTCITVFLRIGLVATSSLWVVFGITAVSGLVRCSVQVLFPLVLVGAAPDRFPAALALHILFSGTLMMLADPMIGVLYEATGSYVYCFFAMSFCCLVCVMLWSIEYLVYRRGSTNSNRRY; encoded by the exons ATGTTGGGTTTCGGATCTTCGAATGCTTTCGGCATATTGTTTCATAATTTCTTCTTGGAGCAAGGCAGTGCCAGTGGTCTGCCCTTGGTGATAGGAGTCTACAATGGAGCCCTTTCAATAGCTG gGTTCTTGGGTGGGATTGCTTTGAAGCGATATTCCTTCCGCCAAGTTGGTCTGGTTGGAGCTGGACTCTTCGTGCTTGGCGATGTTCTCACAATATTCGTTCAGAAGACTTATCAATTAGTATTTACATTTGGAGTAGTTAGAG GGGCAGGTTTCGGTATGATGATACCAGTTAGTTTCACAGCATTTAACTGTTATTTCACCAAGAAAAGAACAGCAATGATGAGTGCCAACCAAGCAATGAGCAGTTTGGCGTCTATAACGTTCCCAATGCTGGTGACGTTCCTTCTTTCGGAGTATGGGTTAAGATGGACCCTCGCTTTAATCATGGCTGTGGACCTACATCTAGTCTTCGCTATGCTAGTCATGCATCCTGTTGAATGGCATATGATTAAATCTGACGAATATGTTGAAAAAG AATTAAGTGATATAAGcagtattaaaaaagaaaattatgatgAGTTCGCGGTAAGGATGTTGCCAGCTGGTGAAGATGAGACAGAAGTTAGACCTGTTaagaagagaaagaaagaatCAATGAAGATGAACATAGT AAAAATTATATGTGAAAATGTTGAGATGGACTTGTTAAAAGATCCCAAGTTTGTGAGCACGCTGGTTGGCCTCGGATTTGCTTTTGTGTCCGACGTAACGTACTTGGCCATGGAACCAATGCTCCTATTCTCATACGGATTTTCTaag ATGCAGGTAGCAACGTGTGTGATGGTCGGGGCGATATCTGATTTATTAGCAAGATTAGTGCTCGCTGTAGTCACTTATTTCATTGTTGTCGACAGCCGATTAATTTTCTTCATAGGCACCTGTATCACTGTTTTTCTTCGTATTG GTTTAGTAGCCACTAGTTCACTGTGGGTTGTTTTTGGCATCACTGCAGTTTCTGGGCTGGTGAGATGTTCAGTCCAGGTGTTGTTCCCGTTGGTTCTAGTCGGTGCAGCACCGGACAGGTTCCCTGCAGCACTAGCTCTGCACATATTATTCTCTGGTACACTCATGATGTTAGCTGACCCCATGATTG GGGTGCTGTACGAAGCTACTGGCAGCTACGTGTACTGTTTCTTCGCAATGAGCTTCTGTTGTTTAGTTTGCGTAATGCTGTGGAGTATAGAATACTTAGTATACCGCCGAGGTAGCACGAATAGTAATAGAAGATATTAG